The following proteins are encoded in a genomic region of Papaver somniferum cultivar HN1 unplaced genomic scaffold, ASM357369v1 unplaced-scaffold_10, whole genome shotgun sequence:
- the LOC113327021 gene encoding ABC transporter I family member 20-like codes for MAAAATTIEINNLKFTYPGIDGHPPPNSTPLIEDFNLSLKSGERCLLVGSNGAGKTTILKILGGKHMVDQSMVRVLGRSAFHDTALTSSGDLCYLGGEWKRDVAFAGFEVSIQMDVSAEKMIFGVAGVDPERRSELIKVLDIDLSWRLHKVSDGQRRRVQVCMGLLKPFKVLLLDEITVDLDVLARADLLKFLRKECEERGATIIYATHIFDGLEDWPSHIVYVSRGKLQLAMPMEKVKETYKLSLLRTVESWLRKERDEDRKRRKERKAMGLPEFEQRVVGSNVVGAPAGSAARPLNNGWAGGTLHSTIKGEGNFVFSSNRVLRN; via the exons atggcagcagcagcaacaacaattgaaATCAACAATCTGAAATTCACATATCCAGGTATCGATGGGCATCCACCACCAAATTCAACTCCATTAATTGAAGATTTCAATCTCTCTTTGAAATCTGGCGAACGCTGCCTTCTTGTTGGATCTAATGGAGCTG ggAAAACAACAATTTTGAAGATATTAGGTGGGAAACATATGGTGGATCAATCTATGGTTAGGGTTCTTGGGAGATCAGCTTTTCATGATACTGCTTTGACATCCTCCGGTGATCTTTGTTATCTTGGTGGAGAG TGGAAGCGAGATGTTGCTTTTGCTGGGTTTGAGGTTTCAATTCAAATGGATGTGTCGGCTGAGAAAATGATATTCGGGGTTGCAGGAGTTGATCCTGAAAGGAGATCTGAACTCATTAAG GTGTTAGATATAGATCTATCATGGAGATTGCATAAGGTGTCTGATGGTCAGAGAAGACGTGTGCAAGTCTGTATGGGTCTCCTAAAGCCATTTAAG GTTCTTCTCCTTGATGAGATAACGGTGGACCTTGATGTGCTAGCAAGGGCTGACCTTTTAAAGTTTCTTCGAAAAGAGTGTGAAGAGAGAGGAGCTACAATTATATATGCGACCCACATATTTGATGGTCTAGAGGATTGGCCTTCACATATT GTTTATGTTTCCCGCGGAAAATTGCAACTTGCAATGCCAATGGAGAAAGTAAAAGAGACTTACAAGCTCTCCCTGTTG AGAACGGTAGAGAGTTGGCTTAGAAAAGAAAGGGACGAGGAcagaaagagaaggaaagagaggaAGGCAATGGGCCTTCCAGAATTTGAACAGCGTGTTGTGGGAAGCAACGTGGTTGGGGCACCAGCCGGCAGTGCTGCTCGTCCCCTGAACAATGGTTGGGCAGGTGGAACGCTACACTCCACCATTAAAGGTGAAGGGAATTTTGTTTTCAGTTCCAACAGAGTTCTCCGCAACTGA
- the LOC113326703 gene encoding ADP-ribosylation factor encodes MGLSFTKLFSRLFAKKEMRILMVGLDAAGKTTILYKLKLGEIVTTIPTIGFNVETVEYKNISFTVWDVGGQDKIRPLWRHYFQNTQGLIFVVDSNDRDRVVEARDELHRMLNEDELRDAVLLVFANKQDLPNAMNAAEITDKLGLHSLRQRHWYIQSTCATSGEGLYEGLDWLSNNIANKA; translated from the exons ATGGGGCTGTCATTCACCAAGTTATTTAGTAGGCTATTTGCCAAGAAGGAGATGAGAATTCTTATGGTAGGTCTAGATGCGGCTGGTAAGACTACAATATTGTATAAGCTCAAGTTGGGAGAGATTGTTACCACCATTCCTACTATTG GTTTTAATGTGGAGACTGTAGAGTACAAGAACATCAGTTTCACTGTGTGGGATGTTGGAGGTCAAGACAAG atcCGACCCTTGTGGAGACATTACTTCCAAAACACCCAAGGTCTTATCTTCGTGGTTGACAGCAACGATCGTGATCGTGTGGTTGAAGCTAGAGATGAACTGCATAGGATGTTGAATGAG GATGAGTTGAGAGATGCTGTGCTTCTAGTGTTCGCTAACAAACAGGATCTTCCAAATGCAATGAATGCCGCTGAGATCACTGATAAGCTTGGTCTTCATTCTCTTCGTCAACGACACTG GTACATCCAGAGTACATGTGCAACTTCAGGAGAAGGGTTGTATGAAGGTCTTGACTGGCTCTCCAACAACATTGCTAACAAGGCATAG